A genomic region of Sulfobacillus acidophilus DSM 10332 contains the following coding sequences:
- a CDS encoding Phosphotransferase system, phosphocarrier protein HPr (PFAM: PTS HPr component phosphorylation site~TIGRFAM: Phosphotransferase System HPr (HPr) Family~COGs: COG1925 Phosphotransferase system HPr-related protein~InterPro IPR005698~KEGG: hmo:HM1_0837 phosphocarrier protein hpr, putative~PFAM: Phosphotransferase system, phosphocarrier HPr protein~SPTR: Phosphocarrier protein hpr, putative;~TIGRFAM: Phosphotransferase system, phosphocarrier HPr protein): protein MTREYEVQDKIGLHARPAAQWVKAVARVKGPVTIRSGETVIDGKSILQVMALGMRPGAVLTVTFPDDLTADMLQEIDDAVKDFLVPKIF, encoded by the coding sequence TTGACGCGCGAATATGAGGTACAAGACAAGATTGGGCTTCATGCCCGGCCGGCTGCCCAGTGGGTGAAAGCGGTGGCCCGCGTTAAGGGCCCAGTAACCATTCGCTCGGGTGAGACCGTAATCGACGGAAAAAGTATTTTACAGGTCATGGCATTAGGAATGCGGCCGGGGGCTGTCCTGACGGTTACCTTTCCGGATGATCTGACGGCGGATATGCTGCAGGAGATCGACGATGCCGTCAAAGACTTTCTGGTACCCAAAATTTTTTAA
- a CDS encoding MIP family channel protein (PFAM: Major intrinsic protein~TIGRFAM: MIP family channel proteins~COGs: COG0580 Glycerol uptake facilitator and related permease (Major Intrinsic Protein Family)~InterPro IPR012269:IPR000425~KEGG: afo:Afer_0875 MIP family channel protein~PFAM: Major intrinsic protein~SPTR: MIP family channel protein;~TIGRFAM: Aquaporin), translated as MATRAGKTGWRATTWGELLSEFLGTMVLLAFGDGVVAVAVVGLTMSGRTLVIFQGAGGWLLITWGWAMAVVMGVYVAGGVSGAHLNPAVTLALALKKDFPWRKVLPYWGAQLAGAFVGAAIVYVDYFHAINAWNLAHHVMSRASAGGLTTFSIFATFPAAYFHGQMIWALVDQIIGTFFLVLFVLAIGDSRNLGVQSNLGPFIVGMAVAAIGMSYGVDAGYAINPARDLGPRIFAYLAGWGANAFPGPSGYFWVPIVGPLIGGGVAPFIYRWFIGRTLEERQPAVVSETTTKSQAQ; from the coding sequence ATGGCAACCCGAGCGGGAAAGACCGGGTGGCGCGCCACAACGTGGGGCGAGTTGTTGTCGGAATTTTTAGGTACAATGGTGTTGCTGGCTTTTGGGGATGGGGTGGTTGCGGTGGCCGTGGTCGGGCTGACCATGTCGGGCCGCACATTGGTGATTTTTCAAGGGGCCGGGGGATGGCTTCTCATTACCTGGGGATGGGCGATGGCCGTGGTCATGGGCGTTTATGTGGCCGGCGGGGTGTCCGGCGCCCATCTAAACCCGGCGGTGACCTTGGCTTTGGCGCTAAAGAAGGATTTTCCTTGGCGTAAGGTGCTCCCGTATTGGGGGGCTCAACTGGCGGGGGCGTTTGTGGGCGCTGCGATTGTCTATGTGGATTATTTTCATGCCATCAACGCCTGGAATTTGGCCCACCATGTCATGTCACGTGCGTCGGCGGGCGGATTGACGACGTTTAGCATATTTGCCACCTTTCCGGCGGCCTATTTTCATGGGCAGATGATATGGGCGTTAGTCGATCAGATTATCGGAACCTTCTTTTTGGTGCTGTTTGTTCTGGCGATTGGCGATTCGCGTAATCTGGGAGTGCAATCCAATCTCGGGCCTTTTATCGTCGGCATGGCTGTGGCCGCCATCGGTATGTCCTATGGGGTTGACGCGGGCTATGCGATTAATCCCGCCCGTGATTTAGGGCCCCGCATTTTTGCGTATTTGGCGGGTTGGGGAGCCAATGCCTTTCCGGGGCCCAGTGGGTATTTTTGGGTGCCCATTGTCGGGCCCTTGATTGGGGGAGGGGTAGCCCCGTTCATTTACCGGTGGTTTATCGGACGGACGTTAGAAGAGCGGCAACCGGCCGTGGTCTCCGAGACCACGACAAAAAGCCAAGCCCAGTAG
- a CDS encoding glycerol kinase (PFAM: FGGY family of carbohydrate kinases, N-terminal domain; FGGY family of carbohydrate kinases, C-terminal domain~TIGRFAM: glycerol kinase~COGs: COG0554 Glycerol kinase~HAMAP: Glycerol kinase~InterPro IPR005999:IPR018484:IPR018485~KEGG: tmr:Tmar_1638 glycerol kinase~PFAM: Carbohydrate kinase, FGGY, N-terminal; Carbohydrate kinase, FGGY, C-terminal~PRIAM: Glycerol kinase~SPTR: Glycerol kinase;~TIGRFAM: Glycerol kinase), translating into MSGRYILALDQGTTSSRAILFNQQALPVAIGQREFRQIYPEPGWVEHDPEEIWASQWEAIEECLQKAEATPDDILAIGITNQRETTILWDHATGRPVYNAIVWQCRRTADFAASLRDRGLSPMVQEKTGLVIDAYFSGTKVAWLLDHVPGLRERAEAGEIKFGTVDSWLIYKLTGGARHVTDYSNASRTLMFNIHDLAWDLELLSLLNIPAAVCPEVVDSSGIVGYTDPRWFGRPIPIAGIAGDQQAALFGQGCYDPGMAKNTYGTGSFMLMNTGTEPVTSRHGLVTTIAWSINGTVSYALEGSIFVTGAVVQWLRDELGVIQDAAETEALAASVPDTGDVYFVPAFVGLGAPIWDSYARGLIIGLTRGTKKAHLVRAALESMAYQTRDVLEVMVKDSGFPVTTLRVDGGAIRNQFLAQFQADIVGCRVDRPRVTETTALGAAFLAGLAVGFWPDLSTIQQTWQKDASFEPQMDPATREARYQRWQAAVDRARGWVGHE; encoded by the coding sequence ATGAGTGGTCGATATATTTTGGCCTTAGATCAGGGAACCACGAGTTCTCGTGCCATTTTATTCAATCAGCAGGCGTTGCCGGTGGCCATTGGGCAACGGGAGTTTCGTCAAATCTATCCGGAACCCGGCTGGGTGGAACATGATCCGGAAGAAATTTGGGCGTCGCAATGGGAAGCCATTGAAGAGTGTCTCCAAAAGGCAGAAGCAACGCCGGACGACATTTTGGCCATCGGGATTACCAACCAGCGTGAGACGACGATTCTCTGGGATCACGCCACCGGCCGGCCGGTATACAACGCCATTGTTTGGCAATGTCGGCGCACGGCGGATTTCGCTGCATCCTTACGGGACCGCGGTTTAAGCCCCATGGTTCAAGAGAAAACCGGGCTTGTAATCGACGCGTACTTTTCCGGCACCAAAGTGGCTTGGCTATTGGATCATGTGCCGGGCCTGCGGGAGCGGGCCGAGGCCGGTGAGATTAAATTCGGGACGGTTGACAGTTGGCTTATCTACAAATTGACGGGGGGAGCACGGCACGTCACCGATTATTCCAATGCCTCGCGGACACTGATGTTTAACATTCACGACTTGGCCTGGGACCTGGAACTCCTGTCATTATTGAATATTCCGGCCGCCGTGTGCCCCGAGGTGGTGGATTCCTCCGGTATTGTCGGGTACACCGATCCCCGGTGGTTTGGACGGCCGATTCCGATTGCTGGCATTGCCGGGGATCAGCAGGCCGCGTTATTCGGGCAAGGGTGTTATGACCCGGGAATGGCCAAGAACACGTACGGGACCGGATCGTTCATGCTGATGAACACAGGCACCGAGCCGGTGACGTCCCGGCATGGGCTGGTGACGACCATTGCCTGGAGCATTAACGGAACGGTCTCCTATGCCTTGGAGGGCTCGATCTTTGTCACCGGAGCCGTGGTCCAATGGCTGCGGGACGAATTGGGGGTGATTCAAGACGCGGCGGAAACCGAGGCTTTGGCCGCATCCGTGCCCGACACCGGCGATGTCTACTTTGTTCCGGCTTTTGTCGGATTGGGCGCACCCATCTGGGACAGTTATGCTCGAGGGTTGATTATCGGCCTGACCCGCGGGACAAAAAAAGCGCATCTGGTTCGGGCGGCACTGGAGTCGATGGCGTACCAGACGCGTGACGTGCTCGAAGTCATGGTCAAGGACAGCGGATTTCCGGTGACGACCCTGCGGGTGGACGGAGGAGCCATCCGGAATCAATTCTTGGCCCAGTTTCAAGCCGATATTGTCGGGTGCCGGGTTGATCGGCCGCGGGTTACGGAAACGACGGCCTTAGGGGCGGCGTTTTTGGCCGGGTTAGCCGTCGGGTTTTGGCCGGATCTATCGACTATCCAACAAACGTGGCAAAAAGACGCCAGCTTTGAGCCCCA